The segment AACCAGGTCCGCCACAATCACGCCGAAATCCGGGACTACTTCGTCCATTTCCTGGCCAAGAAACCCAGCGGCGTGATCAACGAAAGCAACATCCGGGTCTACGGCGACATCGCCATCAACTCCGGCGTGTACACCTTCACCTTCAGCCCGGACGGGCAGGAACCCTTCTCCGCGACTGCTCGCTACACCTTTGTCTACCAGTGGTTCGGCGACCACTGGCTGATCGTGGAGCACCACTCCTCGGTCATGCCGGAGAAGTAGGAAAAAACTAAAAACGGCCCCGCGAAAGCGGGGCCGTTCTAGCGAGGGGGGATGTGCCATGAGCGGTGGGAA is part of the Desulfonatronum sp. SC1 genome and harbors:
- a CDS encoding SgcJ/EcaC family oxidoreductase, whose amino-acid sequence is MKCKEEISALFDKWNQAVQSGNPDNVVAMYAFNGILLPTVSNQVRHNHAEIRDYFVHFLAKKPSGVINESNIRVYGDIAINSGVYTFTFSPDGQEPFSATARYTFVYQWFGDHWLIVEHHSSVMPEK